CCGTGGGCATGGGACCAGGCCACCCAGGGACGGGTGAATCCATCCAGGATCAGGTCGGCGACAGTCTGACGGTAATCGAAACGCACCCGTGCGACAGTTTCCCGGTCAGCGCCCTCTCCCAAGAGCTCGGGAAGGTGACGACGGAGGTCATAGCCGCGCCGTTCGGAGAATTGCTCGAACAGGACGGGGGTCCAGTCGGCGCTCTCGTTCTCGTAGGAGTCGTGATAGAAGGCGCGCACAGTCGAGTCGCGGGGAACGTCGGCGAAAGCGCTGTCGAAGCGGGTGAGGTAGCGCTCCAGGGCGGCCCTCGAGAAATAGTCGATGACATTGCCCTCATCGCCCGGTGCGGCGCGCTTGACCTGCATCACCGGGCGGTCGAGGAACGCGGCGTAGAGCTTCCAGTCTCCTGTCGGCGCGACCCAGTCCAGTATGCCCGCGGCGTCCACCCTGCCGGTGAGGTCAAGCCTGTCGCCTGTCCGGGAGAAGGCCATCAGGGTCTGGAGCGGCGCGCCCGGGCTTCCGGACTCGGGAATCACCCTGCCTTTGAGACTTTGGCCGCCCTCCAGGCTCCAGGTGGCAAACAGCACCCGTGCCGCGGAGGCGGAGGAATCCACCCAGCCGCCGCCGAACGGCCAGCCCGTGCCCAGGGTCATGTCCACCCCCAGGTCGAGCCGCCGGGCCTCGGCCAGGGTGTGACGGAGCATCGCCATCCAGCCGGGACTGAGGTAGTCAAGGTACTGCTTTTCGAACCCGGCCGCCCCGTAGATCGGGATTATGTGCACGCCGCCCAGGCCGCAGCGGCTGAAAGCCTCAAGCTGACCGGTGATATCCTCTTTATTGACCGCGCTGCCCATCCACCACCAGTAAGTCCAGGGACGGCACTGGCGGGTCGTGGAGGGCCAGGCGAACGCAGCATCCGTATCCGTTGCGGCTAAGCAGGCCCCGGCCGGTGCAAACACGGACAGGAACAGGGAGAGAAAGAGCAGTGCCGGGTGGCTGAGGCTGATGCGGGCGGCCTTTGTCAACGTTGCGTTCTCCTGTGGGCGATTCCGGTGGGGTGAAACGGCCAGAGCGGGGCCAGGCTGCGCCTGACCCCGCTCCAGGGGCGGACAAAGTGAGGATCGATCTCTTACAGCCCGGCTTCCAGCTCTTTCTCGATCCGGCTGATAGTGCCGCGCAGGTTGAACTTGTCGAAATACTTGTCCATCACCGCGACGATCTTGTCCAGCACGTAGCTGTCGGCATCGATCCCAGCCTTGGCCAGGTTGGCATAGAGCGCCTTACGCGCGGCCAGCACGCCGGGGTCGGTCCAGATGTAGCGGCAGCCGGTGCGGACCAGCCACTCGCGGCGGGCCTCGG
The bacterium DNA segment above includes these coding regions:
- a CDS encoding glycoside hydrolase, whose product is MTKAARISLSHPALLFLSLFLSVFAPAGACLAATDTDAAFAWPSTTRQCRPWTYWWWMGSAVNKEDITGQLEAFSRCGLGGVHIIPIYGAAGFEKQYLDYLSPGWMAMLRHTLAEARRLDLGVDMTLGTGWPFGGGWVDSSASAARVLFATWSLEGGQSLKGRVIPESGSPGAPLQTLMAFSRTGDRLDLTGRVDAAGILDWVAPTGDWKLYAAFLDRPVMQVKRAAPGDEGNVIDYFSRAALERYLTRFDSAFADVPRDSTVRAFYHDSYENESADWTPVLFEQFSERRGYDLRRHLPELLGEGADRETVARVRFDYRQTVADLILDGFTRPWVAWSHAHG